In one window of Oryzias melastigma strain HK-1 linkage group LG5, ASM292280v2, whole genome shotgun sequence DNA:
- the gdf5 gene encoding growth/differentiation factor 5, which translates to MLSLYWSLSSGGMNGSALHEAALANTITSVVDRGQDDHGPLLRRQKYYFNISSLELEGLLGAELRILRRPMSEPRRASAADEGRGKSPPPYLKLYTCASAKQKWVLLQVKSMEDRLSTLSSKWEVFDISKTFMSLKKQQSPPSQQLCLELEALEHRRGRPMDLRSLGFARLGRTNKEKAFLLAFGKSNKRDLFYNEIKARSGHDNKTVYEYLFTQRRMRRAPAARGTKKVLELPMQSLSKNQPGKARQRCHRKHLHVNFKEMGWDDWIIAPLEYDAFHCSGACDFPIRSHLEPTNHAIIQTLINSMDPKVTPPTCCVPTRLSPISILYIDSANNVVYKQYEDMVVESCGCR; encoded by the coding sequence ATGACCACGGGCCGCTGCTGCGACGCCAGAAATATTACTTCAACATTAGCTCTCTGGAGCTGGAGGGGctgctgggggcggagctacgcATCCTGAGGAGGCCCATGTCCGAGCCCCGCAGAGCCTCCGCTGCTGACGAAGGGCGAGGGAAAAGCCCGCCCCCTTACCTGAAGCTGTACACCTGTGCTTCTGCCAAACAGAAATGGGTCCTGCTGCAGGTGAAGAGCATGGAGGACCGGCTCAGCACGCTGAGCAGCAAATGGGAAGTCTTTGACATTTCTAAGACCTTCATGAGCTTGAAGAAGCAGCAGAGCCCCCCCTCCCAGCAGCTCTGCTTGGAGTTGGAAGCTCTGGAGCACCGCAGAGGACGTCCCATGGACCTTCGCTCTCTAGGATTCGCGCGTCTCGGcagaacaaacaaagaaaaagcttttcttttggcTTTTGGCAAAAGCAACAAGCGTGATCTCTTCTACAATGAGATCAAAGCCCGTTCGGGCCACGACAACAAAACCGTCTACGAGTACCTGTTTACCCAGCGCCGAATGAGGAGAGCCCCCGCAGCCAGAGGGACAAAGAAAGTCCTGGAGCTGCCCATGCAGTCGCTCTCCAAAAACCAGCCAGGGAAGGCCCGGCAGCGCTGCCACAGGAAGCATCTGCACGTGAACTTCAAGGAGATGGGCTGGGACGACTGGATCATTGCTCCTCTGGAATATGACGCCTTTCACTGCAGCGGAGCCTGCGACTTCCCTATCCGCTCTCACCTGGAACCCACCAACCACGCCATCATCCAGACCCTCATCAACTCAATGGACCCCAAGGTGACCCCTCCCACCTGCTGCGTCCCGACCCGCCTCAGCCCCATCAGCATCCTCTACATCGACTCTGCCAATAACGTGGTGTATAAGCAGTATGAAGACATGGTGGTGGAGTCGTGCGGGTGCAGGTAG